The DNA segment GCGCACCTGCGCCTCGCGGGCGAGCACCGCGCCGCCGCCGATGCCGTGCACGCATCGGAGAGCCGCTTCCGCGCGATGTACCGCCAGTTCCCGCTGAGCGTGCAGATCTTCTCCCCCGAAGGCCGCACCCTGGACGTGAACGAGGAGTGGGAGGAGCTGTTCGGGCTGAAGCTGGAGGACACGCGCGACTGGAACCCCCTGCACGAACCGCAGCTCGCCGAGCTGGGCGACCTGCTGCGCCGCGCCTTCGCGGGGGAGACGCTGGAGCTTCCGCCGTCGCTCTTCGACACGCGCAGCGCCATCGGAGCGGACGCCGCTTCGGCGCCGCGCTGGATCCAGGCGTCGGCGCGGCCGGTGCGCGCGGCGGACGGGGAGATCCGCGAGGTCATCATCGTCCACCAGGACGTGACCGACCTCAAGGAGGCGCAGGCGGAGCTGGAGCGCACCAACCTCGAGCTGGAGCGCCGCGTGGACGAGCGCACCACGGAGCTGGCGCGAGCCAACGCCGCGCTGGAGGAGGAGGTCGCCGAGCACGAGGAAGCGCGCGAGGAGCTCCTCCGCCGCACGCAGGAGCTGGAGGCGATCTTCCAGGCCCTCCCCGATGCCTACTTCCGGCTGCGCCCGGACGGGACGATCGTGGACCACCGCGCCGGCCCCGAGTGGAGCGGCCTGGTGCCCGCGGGCGACACGGTGATTCGCCGCATGCAGGAGGTGCTTCCCCCCGAGGCCGCCGGGCGCCTGGACGCGGCGCTGGCCGAGGTGGAGCGCACCGGCCGCCTGGCGACGCTGGAGCACACCCTGCGCACCCCCGCTGGCGACGAGCGCGAGCTGGAGATGCGCCTGGTGCCGCTGCTGGACGGCGACCGGGTGACCGTGGTGCGCGACATCACCGTCAGCAAGGCGGCAGAACGGCGGCTGCGCGAGCGCGAGGAACACTTCCGGCGGCTGATCGAGAACGCGTCGGACCTGGTGTCCATCATCGGGCCCGACGGCACCATCCGCTACGAGAGCGAGGCGATCGGGCGGCTCTTCGGCTACCAGGCGGGCGAAGGGGTGGGGATCTCCGCGTGGGACCGCGTGCATCCGGACGACCGCGCGCACGTGCGGACGGCGCTCGCGGAGGTGGCGGCGCGGCCGGGGGAGACGCGGTCGTCCGAGTTCCGCTACCGCGCACGCGACGGCGCGTGGCGCACGGTGGAGGCGGTGGGGAAGACGCTCACGGACAATCCGGAAGACGGCATCGTCATCAACACGCGCGACACCACCGACCGCAAGGAGGCCGAGGACGCGCTGCGCGCCAGCGAGGAGCGCTACCGGGCCCTCATCGAGAACGCGCACGACATCATCGTGGTGCTGGACCCGGCCACCGGCGAGATCCGCTACCAGAGCCCGTCGATGGAGCGCATCCTGGGCTACACGCCCGAGGACTCGGTGGGGCAGAACATGTTCGCGCTGGTGCATCCGGACGATCTGGAGACGGCCATGCGCGAGATCTCCGCGGCGGCGGCGGCGCCGGGGACCACGGGGCACGCCGAGTACCGCTTCCTGCACAAGGACGGGAGCTGGCGGCAGCTGGAGACGTTCGGGCGCACGGTTTCGCCTACCTCGGCGGCGGAGGGGCTGGTCTTCAACACGCGCGACATCACCGAGCGAAAGGAGGCCGAGGACGCGCTGCGCCGGAGCGAGCAGCACTTCCGCCGGCTGATCGAGAACGGGCAGGACAACATCGTCATCATCTCCCCCGACGGGGTGATGACGTACCAGAGCCCCTCGGTGACGCGCATCCTTGGGTACAAGCCGGAGGAGCTGGTGGGGCGCAGCGCGTGGGAGCTCGTGCATCCCGACGACGTGGCCGTGGTGGTGCGGGAGCTGGAGAACACCTTTGCCACACCGGGGGTGATGGGCCACGCGGAGTACCGCTACCGCCACAAGGACGGCTCCTGGCGCTACCTGGAGGCGTTCGGGCAGACGCTCTCCACCGACTCGCCGGACGAGGGCGTGGTCGCCAACATCCGCGACGTGACGGAGCGGCGGCTGGCCGAAGAGGCGCTGCGCCGCGCCACGCTGGAGGCGGAGCGCGCCAACCGCGCCAAGAGCGAGTTCCTGTCGAGGATGAGCCACGAGCTGCGCACCCCGATGAACTCCATCCTGGGCTTCTCGCAGCTCCTGTCGCGCGGCACGCTGGCGGCGGACCAGCGCCGCGGGGTGCAGCACATCCTGACGGCGGGGCGGCACCTGCTGCGCCTCATCAACGAGGTGCTGGACATCGCCCGCATCGAAAGCGGCCGGCAGCAGCTCTCGCTGGAGCCCGTGCGGCTCTCCCTGGTGGTGCAGGAGGCGGTGGCGCTGGCCCGCCCGCTCGCGGCGCAGCGCTGCATCACGCTGGACGACGGGGAGCTTCCCGGGGGCGAGCCCTTCGTGACGGCGGACCGGCAGCGCCTGTCGCAGGTGCTCCTCAACCTCCTGTCGAACGCGGTCAAGTACAACCGCGAGGGCGGCTCGGTGCGCCTGCACTGCGAGATCCTGCCGGACGAGCGCGTCAAGGTGCGCGTGACGGACACGGGCAAGGGCGTCGATCCCGCGCAGCACGACCAGCTCTTCGTCCCGTTCGCCCGCCTGGGCGCGGAGCACACGGAGGTGGAGGGGACGGGGCTGGGCCTGGCGCTCTCGCAGCGGCTGGTGGAGGCGATGGGCGGCACGCTGGTGCTGGAGGAGAGCAGCGAGGAGGGGAGCACCTTCGCCCTCGACCTGCGGCTGGCGCGCGACCCGGTGGAGCGGCTGGAAGGGCGCTCGCCGGCCCCGCTGAGCGTCGGCTCCAAGATCCGCTCGCCGGTCACGCTGCTGTACGTGGAGGACAACCTTGCGAACCTGAGCCTGGTGGAGACGATCCTCTCCGAGCGGCCGGGGTGGAAGACGATTCCCGCGCTGCAGGGGCGGATGGGGACGGAGCTGGCCCGCGAGCACGCGCCGGACCTGGTGCTGCTAGACCTCCACCTTCCCGACGTGCAGGGTGACGAGGTGCTGCGGCGCCTGCGCTGCGACGCGCGCACGGCGGGGATCCCGGTGGTGATGATCAGCGCGGACGCCACTCCGCGCACCATCGACCGCCTGATCGCCGAGGGCGCCGACGCCTACCTCACCAAGCCGCTGGACGTGGACGAGTTCCTCGCCGCGATCGACCGGCTGCTTCCGGAGCCGGTGGGCGCGGACTGAGGGCCCCCACCCCCGCTCGTTCCTCGCGGCCCCTCCCCCAAAACCACCTGGGGGAGGGGCATTCGCATGCATCCGTGCCTGTCCTCGGGATTCGCGCGGAGAGAGCACCGGCAAAAAGCCTCACACAGAGGCCACAGAAGGAACTGAAAGCCACAGAGAAATACTTCTGAGGTTCTTCCTCTGTGTCTCTGTGTCTCTGTGTGAGCCATGCAGTTGCGGTTCTCTCTCTGCGCCTCCGCGGCTCCGCGTGAGCCATGTGTCGCCTTTGCGGCCTGATGTTGCGGCGCGTTGCGGGCTGCCAGCGAGGAACGGGCGGTTGGTGGTCCGCTGATTGCGGCGGGAGGGGCATCTTCAAGCGCTTCCGGCCGCGCCAGGACCGGCGGCTTACCCCGTCCCGAAGGATCGCCCGTTGTTCGGTCAGGATACCCCCGCTACCGAAGCGCCTCTTCCCGCGCGCGCCGCCCTCGCCCTCCACCGGCGGGGGCGGGCGTGAGCGATCCGTTCGTGCGCGCGCTCGCGGGCGTGGCGGACCTGGCCGACCCCGCCGATGCGCTGGGGCCGCTGCTGGCCGGCGCCGTCGAGCGCGCGGGTGCGCTGGCGGGTGCGGTGGTGAACCCCGACGACGCCGTGCGAGCCCTCGCGTCGTGCGACGAGGCGCGCGTGCAGGCGCTGATGGAAGGCCCCGTCGCCGTGGCCCGCGAGCGTCCCGGGCGGCGGCGCGGCGCCAGGCTCCTCCGCCTCGACGGGGAGGGCGGGTTCTCGCACCTGCTCTGGATTCCGCTGGAGCTGCGCGGGGCGGGGGCGGGGTCGATGCTCCTCCTGTACGACCGGGAACCGGGGGAGGATGCGGCTTCGGAGGCGGAGGCGGCGGGAATGGCGATGGCGCTCGTGCTGGAGAACGGGCACCTGTACGAGGAGGCGCGCATCGCCCGCCAGTCGCGCGACCACTTCCTGGTGGCGCTCAACCACGAGCTGCGCACCCCCGCCACCGCGCTCCTGCTGGAGTCCGACATCCTGCGCTCGGGGCTGCTGGGCGACCTTCCGCCGCGCACCTCCGAGATGCTGGAGCGCGCGGAGACGCACGTGGCCGAGATCGTCCGCGTGCTGGAGGGAATCCGCGAACTGGGCGAGGCGCAGACGCCATCCGAGGCGACCGAGCTGGTGGAGCCGCGGAAGTTCGTGGCCACCCTCCTCCGCCGCGTGGAGCCCACGGCGCGCCGCAAGGGGCTCACCCTCTCGCTCCACTACCCGCCCGACCTCCCCCTGCTGCAGACGGACCCGGACCGCCTGTCGCGCGTCCTCCTGCACCTGCTGGACAACGCCATCCGCTTCACCGACGAGGGGAAGATCGAGGTGAGGCTGACGCGCACCACCAAGCCCTCGCGCAGCCGCCGCATCCGCGTGCTCGTCGTCGCCGTGTGCGACACCGGCCACGGGATCCCCGCGGACGAGCTGGAGCGCGTCTTCGAGCCGTTCGCGCAGGTGCAGGAGGGCGCCCGCTCCGCCTCCTCCGAGCGGGGCGTGGGGCTGGGGCTGGCGCTCGCCCGCCGCCTTGCGCGCACCCTCTCCGCCGAGGTGAAGCTGGAGAGCGAGCTGGGGCGCGGGACGACGGCGTCGCTCATCCTTCCGTACCAGTAGCCCGCCGGTTCGGCGCCCCGCCGCGAAGGCGTCATGCGGGCAGCATCGTGACGCGCCCGGTGGACAGGTCGTAGATGCCCCCCACCACGTCCAGCTTCTTCTCCCTGATCAGCCCCGCGACGACGGGCGAGGCGGTGCGCAGCAGGCGTACCTGCTCGCGCACGTTCTCGCGCGCCACCGCTTCCTGCTCGCGAGTGGGGGTGCGCGCCACGGCGGGCTGGATGTGGCGAAAGAGGGTGCTGATCTGGCCGGGGACGGGGTCGCCCGCGATCGCCGCCTTCACCGCGCCGCAGCCGGTGTGGCCGAGCACCACCAGCACCTTCGAGCCCAGCACCAGGGTGCCGAACTCCAGGCTCCCGATGATCTCCGGCGTCACCACGTTGCCCGCGGCGCGGCACACGAACAGGTCGCCGAAGCCCTGGTCGAAGACGATCTCCACCGGCACGCGCGAGTCCGCGCACGAGAGGATCGCGGCGAACGGATTCTGGGCCGCCGCCACGTCGCGGACGCGCGCCATGCCGCGGTGGGGTCCCACGGGGCGGCCTTCCACGAAGCGGCGGTTGCCGGCCAGGAGCTCCTGGAGCGCCTCCTCCGGCGTGCCCACGTCGGGGAGCGCGTCGCCGCGGAGGGGGGCCGGGAGCACCGCCGCCGCCGCCGCGAGCGAGAAGAGCGAGAGCGCGCGCCGGCGCGAGAGCGGGGTCTGGGTATTCTCGGTCATCATCGTACCCGGTGGGGGGGTGAGGCGGCGCCGCGCCGCGGGTGTCACGCCGTGGAGGATATCCGCGCGGCGAGGAACCGCACAAATGCAAATCGATGCGGGGTCCCATAACCTGGATTGATGGATGCGCGGGCGCGCGGCATGCACTACTATGGATCGAGCGAGCACGGGCCCCGCGCCGCCTCGCGTTTTCGATCCACCCACGCGCCGTCGAACGAGCCGGAGCCCCACAGTGCCCATCAACTACAAGCACCTCCTCTACTTCTGGACCGTGGCGCGGGAGGGGAGCATCGCGGCGGCGTGCAAGGAGCTGCACGTGACGCAGCCGGCCATCAGCACGCAGCTTCGCAAGCTGGAGCGGCAGCTCGGCGAGCCGCTGTTCGCCAAGAGCGGGCGCGGGCTGGTGCTGACGGAGGCCGGGCGCACCGCGTTCCACTACGCGGACGAGATCTTTTCGCTCGGCCGCGAGCTGGCCGAGACGCTGCGCGGGCGGCCCACGGGGAAGCCGATGCGGCTGACGGTGGGGGTGACCGACGCCTTTCCCAAGCTGGTGGCGTACCGGCTGCTGTCGCCTGCCCTGCGCCTGGAGCAGCCGGTGCACCTGGTGCTGCACGACGACCGCGCCGAGCGCCTGTTCGCGGCGCTCTCCATCGCGGAGCTGGACCTGGTGCTGGCCGACGCGCCGCTTCCGCCCACCACCCCCATCCGCGCCTACAACCACCTGCTGGGCGAGTGCGGCGTCACCTTCTTCGGCACGCCGCCCCTGGCGGAGCGGTACGGGGCCGACTTTCCCCGCTCGCTGGACGGCGCGCCCTTCATCCTCCCCACCGAGGGGACGGTGCTGCGGCGCTCGCTGGGGCAGTGGTTCGACTCCGTGGGCGTGCGCCCGCGCGTGGTGGGCGAGGTGGGTGACAGCGCGCTGCTCAAGACCTTTGGCCAGGCGGGGATCGCGCTCTTCGCCGGCCCCACGGCGATCGAGGCGGAGATCCGCCGGCAGTACCGCGTGGAGGCTCTGGCGCACGTGGAGGAGATCCGCGAGCGCTTCTACGCCATCTCGGTGGAGCGGCGGCTGAAGCACCCGGCGGTGGTCGCCATCTCCGAGACGGCCCGCGACGACGTCTTCGTGAAACGCGTGCGCCGCCCGCGTGCCGCCGGCCCGAACTCCGCAGGCTGACCCCCCGCCTGCTCTCGCGCAGCGGGTACAATGAAGGGCCCCGGCGCGGTGCGCGCCGGGGCCTTTCGCGTGCCCGCCGCCGCTGTTTCATGCATTAGTAGGATAGAAGTCATTCACGCAGGTTAAGAGTGATTCGCCCGGCATGCGCGAAAACGCGCATGGAAACTGGTTTTCGCCGCGATGGACCTCGAGGTGCCGAGCACGTTGCCGTATTTCGGCGTCCCGTACGGGGTTGATGCACGGATGACGCGGGGTCAGATTCGTCGCCGTGGGGAGTAGCCAGCCGGCCGGCGAGCCGGAGCCCCCGGCCGTCAATACGGAGCGCCCCGAGTGCTCCCGGCCGTGCGCGATCCCGAGAGGGGACCGAGGCGAGACCACGAGAGCCATCACGCCCCCGCCGGGGCATGCGAGGAGGACTCCCGTGGCGACGAGCATCTGGTTCTGGGTAGGGTTCAACGCGTTCGTGCTGCTGATGCTGGCGCTGGACCTGGGCGTGTTCCATCGCAAGGCGCACGAGGTGAAGCTGCGCGAGGCGGCCACCTGGAGCGCCATCTGGGTGGGCGTGGCGATGGTCTTCAACGCCGGCATCTACTTCCTGGCGGGGAAGCAGCCCGCGCTGGAGTTCCTGACGGGGTACCTGGTGGAGAAGTCGCTGGCGGTGGACAACATCTTCGTCATCGCCATGATCTTCTCGTACTTCGCGGTGCCCTCCATCTACCAGCACCGCGTCCTCTTC comes from the Longimicrobium sp. genome and includes:
- a CDS encoding HAMP domain-containing sensor histidine kinase; this encodes MSDPFVRALAGVADLADPADALGPLLAGAVERAGALAGAVVNPDDAVRALASCDEARVQALMEGPVAVARERPGRRRGARLLRLDGEGGFSHLLWIPLELRGAGAGSMLLLYDREPGEDAASEAEAAGMAMALVLENGHLYEEARIARQSRDHFLVALNHELRTPATALLLESDILRSGLLGDLPPRTSEMLERAETHVAEIVRVLEGIRELGEAQTPSEATELVEPRKFVATLLRRVEPTARRKGLTLSLHYPPDLPLLQTDPDRLSRVLLHLLDNAIRFTDEGKIEVRLTRTTKPSRSRRIRVLVVAVCDTGHGIPADELERVFEPFAQVQEGARSASSERGVGLGLALARRLARTLSAEVKLESELGRGTTASLILPYQ
- a CDS encoding carbonic anhydrase, translating into MTENTQTPLSRRRALSLFSLAAAAAVLPAPLRGDALPDVGTPEEALQELLAGNRRFVEGRPVGPHRGMARVRDVAAAQNPFAAILSCADSRVPVEIVFDQGFGDLFVCRAAGNVVTPEIIGSLEFGTLVLGSKVLVVLGHTGCGAVKAAIAGDPVPGQISTLFRHIQPAVARTPTREQEAVARENVREQVRLLRTASPVVAGLIREKKLDVVGGIYDLSTGRVTMLPA
- a CDS encoding PAS domain S-box protein, whose amino-acid sequence is MRASPYLLEHPRESDALHRIRAVARAAAAALEAGSADGLARALEDAARPAISFDAFRLATYDAATDTLRYHGNSPRGAGALACAETPDRWVVRGKRTLATGRPHDGCGNGGSAIRTPVMAGRELLGVLAVETGDPARYSAHDVEMMEALAAIAASRLAHLRLAGEHRAAADAVHASESRFRAMYRQFPLSVQIFSPEGRTLDVNEEWEELFGLKLEDTRDWNPLHEPQLAELGDLLRRAFAGETLELPPSLFDTRSAIGADAASAPRWIQASARPVRAADGEIREVIIVHQDVTDLKEAQAELERTNLELERRVDERTTELARANAALEEEVAEHEEAREELLRRTQELEAIFQALPDAYFRLRPDGTIVDHRAGPEWSGLVPAGDTVIRRMQEVLPPEAAGRLDAALAEVERTGRLATLEHTLRTPAGDERELEMRLVPLLDGDRVTVVRDITVSKAAERRLREREEHFRRLIENASDLVSIIGPDGTIRYESEAIGRLFGYQAGEGVGISAWDRVHPDDRAHVRTALAEVAARPGETRSSEFRYRARDGAWRTVEAVGKTLTDNPEDGIVINTRDTTDRKEAEDALRASEERYRALIENAHDIIVVLDPATGEIRYQSPSMERILGYTPEDSVGQNMFALVHPDDLETAMREISAAAAAPGTTGHAEYRFLHKDGSWRQLETFGRTVSPTSAAEGLVFNTRDITERKEAEDALRRSEQHFRRLIENGQDNIVIISPDGVMTYQSPSVTRILGYKPEELVGRSAWELVHPDDVAVVVRELENTFATPGVMGHAEYRYRHKDGSWRYLEAFGQTLSTDSPDEGVVANIRDVTERRLAEEALRRATLEAERANRAKSEFLSRMSHELRTPMNSILGFSQLLSRGTLAADQRRGVQHILTAGRHLLRLINEVLDIARIESGRQQLSLEPVRLSLVVQEAVALARPLAAQRCITLDDGELPGGEPFVTADRQRLSQVLLNLLSNAVKYNREGGSVRLHCEILPDERVKVRVTDTGKGVDPAQHDQLFVPFARLGAEHTEVEGTGLGLALSQRLVEAMGGTLVLEESSEEGSTFALDLRLARDPVERLEGRSPAPLSVGSKIRSPVTLLYVEDNLANLSLVETILSERPGWKTIPALQGRMGTELAREHAPDLVLLDLHLPDVQGDEVLRRLRCDARTAGIPVVMISADATPRTIDRLIAEGADAYLTKPLDVDEFLAAIDRLLPEPVGAD
- a CDS encoding LysR family transcriptional regulator — encoded protein: MPINYKHLLYFWTVAREGSIAAACKELHVTQPAISTQLRKLERQLGEPLFAKSGRGLVLTEAGRTAFHYADEIFSLGRELAETLRGRPTGKPMRLTVGVTDAFPKLVAYRLLSPALRLEQPVHLVLHDDRAERLFAALSIAELDLVLADAPLPPTTPIRAYNHLLGECGVTFFGTPPLAERYGADFPRSLDGAPFILPTEGTVLRRSLGQWFDSVGVRPRVVGEVGDSALLKTFGQAGIALFAGPTAIEAEIRRQYRVEALAHVEEIRERFYAISVERRLKHPAVVAISETARDDVFVKRVRRPRAAGPNSAG